A genomic window from Solanum stenotomum isolate F172 chromosome 10, ASM1918654v1, whole genome shotgun sequence includes:
- the LOC125841172 gene encoding probable protein phosphatase 2C 72: MGICISSASFEIQPVDFGNENVVLYEDCNINRYKQVIGSVFSEQGNKGINQDSAILYQGYGVENGVFGGVFDGHGENGQIVSKFVRNKLPSLLLKLTFSLPKVFSVKQNVMRRNFNKWKKVCWSSFMVLDRDIQSLENLDSSFSGTTAVVAIRQDDDLVIANLGDSRAVLGRKKEEGVIEAVQLTTDLKPSLTSEAERIRRCGGRVFAPQEQPHIQRVYLPKDDVPGLAMTRSFGDFMLKYLGIISEPDVSYHHITPNDQFVVLATDGVWDVLSNDQVVSIVCATNNAATAAEAVVQASLDAWKQRFPNSKRDDSTVICLYLQQGASLQNGT; this comes from the exons ATGGGAATCTGCATATCCTCTGCATCTTTTGAGATTCAACCTGTTGATTTTGGGAATGAAAATGTTGTTCTCTATGAAGACTGCAACATTAATAGGTACAAACAAGTAATTGGTTCTGTTTTTTCTGAACAAGGAAATAAAGGAATCAATCAAGATTCTGCTATTCTCTATCAG GGGTATGGTGTAGAAAATGGAGTTTTTGGTGGAGTTTTTGATGGACATGGAGAGAATGGACAAATAGTCAGCAAGTTTGTTAGGAATAAGTTGCCATCTTTGCTGCTGAAACTTACATTTTCTCTGCCAAAAGTCTTTTCTGTGAAACAAAATGTGATGAGAAGGAATTTTAACAAGTGGAAAAAAGTTTGTTGGAGTTCCTTTATGGTGCTGGATAGAGATATTCAAAGTCTTGAGAATTTGGACTCTTCTTTCAGTGGAACAACTGCTGTCGTTGCTATAAGACAG GATGATGATCTAGTTATCGCGAATCTTGGAGATTCTCGAGCTGTActaggaagaaagaaagaggaggGAGTAATTGAGGCTGTTCAGTTAACTACTGATTTGAAGCCTAGTCTGACTT CTGAAGCAGAAAGAATAAGGAGGTGTGGTGGCAGAGTTTTTGCACCGCAAGAACAGCCACATATCCAGAGAGTGTATTTACCCAAGGATGATGTTCCTGGTTTGGCCATGACAAGATCTTTTGGGGATTTCATGCTAAAATATCTTGGCATAATCTCCGAGCCTGATGTCTCTTATCACCACATTACTCCGAATGATCAGTTTGTTGTTCTAGCAACTGATGGG GTGTGGGATGTGCTGAGCAATGATCAAGTCGTCTCCATAGTGTGTGCAACAAATAATGCAGCAACAGCCGCAGAGGCAGTAGTACAGGCTTCTTTAGATGCATGGAAACAGAGGTTTCCAAACAGCAAGAGAGATGACAGCACTGTCATTTGCCTGTACTTGCAACAAGGTGCATCTCTGCAGAATGGTACTTGA